The window GTTTGAGCATGGGGACCTCAGCGTTTCACCAGGCCGGTCAGTCCACCGGCGATCAGCGCGGCGGTGTCGGCCAGTGCCACCAGCGGGTCGAGCCCGGCGGGAGCGGCCATGTAGCGTGGCTCCCAGGTCGGCTGGAATTTGTCCTTGAAGCGGCGCAGGCCCTGGAAATTGTAGAGCTGTTCGCCGCGACGGAATACCAGCGAGCCTAGCCGTTGGGTCAGCGGCGCGCCACGCCGTGGTTGCAGTCCGGAGAGCGGCACCATGCCGAGGCTGAAGCGGGCATAGCCCTGGGCCTTGAAGTGCAGGATCAGGCCGAGCATGAGGAACTCCATGGTCAGCTTCGGCGCCTCCGGATGGGCGCGCATCAGATCGAGGCTGGCCAGCTCATGGCTGCCGGTTTCCAGCAGATTGGCGAAGGCCACCGCGCGGCCCTGGAAACGCACCACGGCGATGCGGAAATGCTGCAGGTAGTCGGCGCTGAAGCGGCCGAGGGAGAAACCCTTCTCGCGCACATTCTTGCCGCTCAGCCAGGCGTCGGAGATCGGTTGCAGTTCGTCCAGTGGCGCCTGCCCGGCTGCGTGGATTTCCAGCGCCAGGCCATCGCGCTGGCCGCGATTCCAGGTGTAGCGCAGGTCCTTCATCTCCTTGCCCTTGGCGTCCAGGTCGAAGTGCTTGAGCTCGACGCGGGCTTCCTCGCCGAGCTTCACCGCGCTGAGGCCGATGTCCATGTAGAACGGCAGATTCTCCGCGCGGACCTGATAGAACACCGGGCGGGCGTGATGCAGGTCGCAGAGATCGCGGAACTGCCAGATCAGCTCGGCGCGCTGCAGGGCCGGGCCGATCGGGTCGTACAGCGCCACCATGCTGCGGCCGCGGCGGGCGTACATGAGGAAGGCATCCTCACCTTGCTCGCCGCGATGGAACAGCAGGGCCTTGTCGCCGGTCAGCGCCAGGCCGCCGTCCGGTTGGTCGGAGGCCTTGAGGATGGCGGCGGCGCGGGCCAGCTGCTGGCCATCCGGCGGCAGGATGACCGGCGGTGCGGTGCGCAGCAGCCAGGTCAGCGCCAGCACCGCCAGCAGCACGGCGCTGCCCAGGGCCGCGCGCAGCGCCCGCGGGGCGTTGGCGTCGAGGGCGAACTGCCACCAGAGTTCATGGCTGTAGGGCACGTCCTGATAGACGAACAGCAGCAACCACAGCGAGGCGGCCAGCACGCAGAGACTGGCCGCCAGGTAGACCTGGGAGAAGGGCAACTCCAGCAGTCGGCTGGGGCGGTAGAAGGAGCCGCGGAACAGCGCCAGCAGGCAGGCGGTGAGGGTCAGCAGGCTGGCTTCCTCCCAGTCGAAGCCTTTCAACAGCGACAGCAGGGCGCCGACCAGCAGCAGTACCAGGGTCAGTGCCCAGGCCGCCGACAGGCGCCGGCGCAAGCCTTGGGCGAGCAACAGGCAGAGCACGCCGATCAGGCTGGCGCTGAGGTGCGAGGCGTCGATCAGGCGGTGCGGGATCAGGAAGCCGATGTACTCCAGGCGCGTGTCGATCGCCGGGGTAGCGCCGGAGAACAGCAACACCACGCCGGAAATGAACACCAGCAAGGCCAGAATCGGCGCCGCGAGACCGGAGGCCACGCGAATCGCCGGAGCGCCGAGGAAGCGGCGTGCCTCGACCAGCAGCAACAGCAGGCAGGCCACCAGCAGCGGTAGCACCACGTAAATCAGCCGATAGAGCAGCAGCGCCGCGGCCAGCGGGGCCGCGCCGATCTGGCCGGCAAAGGCCGCCAGCATGATCGCCTCGAACACTCCGACACCGCCCGGCACATGGCTGAGCACGCCGGCGGCCAGGGCCAGCAGGTAGACCAGCAGGAAGGCGCCGAACGGCGGGGCTTCCGGCAGCACCAGATAGAGCACGGTGGTGGCTAAGCCGACGTCGAGGGCGGTGATCAGCAGTTGCAGGGCCGCCAGGCGCCAGCCGGGCAGACGCAGGGTGCGGCGGCCGAACTGCACCAGCAGGTTGTGCGCCAGCGGTTGCTCGGCCAGGCGCTGGCGCCAGATGACCAGGGCCAGCGCGGCATAGGCGAGGATCACCACCGCGGCGATGCCGGCCAGCAGCGGGGCCGATAGGTGCAGCGCTGCGGACGCATCGGGCAGGTCGCTGAGGGTGGCCAGCGCCGCTAGCAGCGGCAGGGCGCAGCCCAGTGACAGACTGGCGAACAGTGTCATCCGCGCCACTTCGCCGGCACCCAGGCTGCAGCGGGCATACAGGCGATAGCGCACCGAGCCGCCAGACAGCAGCGACAGGCCCACCGCGTTGCCGATGGCGAAGGCGCTGAAGCCGCCGAGCGCCAGGGTGCGCGCCGGTAGGCGCACGTCGGCATAGCGGCTGGCCGACCATTCATAGCCCAGCAGCACCAGGAAACCCAACACCGTCGCCGCCAGCGCACCCAGCAGGGAGGCGCTGGGGACGCTCAGCAGCGACTCACGCAGGGCATCGGGGTCCAGTTCGTCGAGCAAGTGTCGGCAAGCGATCAGCGCCAGCACGAACAACAGCAGGCTGACGGCCAGGCTGAGCGGCTGTTTATAGGTGCTGATGCGCTCGAACCAGCGCAGGCGGGTGGGATGAGCGGGGGAGGCCGGGGCGGAATGAGGCGTGGACGACGGGGCGCGCATAGGTAACCTCGGTGGTGGTACGCCACAGATTGGGGTGAAACATTCAGTTACCAATGGCCGGGCGAGAAAAAAATCCTGCCGCCGGGGTGCGCCCAGTCATGCCGCGTGTCGCCCGCAGCCTGTTCGCAGTGGTTGTCAGTGTAGAAGTCGATGCTGGTTGAAGGTCAGTGGTGTGCAGGGCGCACTCTCTACTGACTAGCGGGATAGGCTTCGGGGAAGAAGCCGCAGCGGGCAGTTTACCGGAGGGCGGATAGCAGAAGGCCCCGATTGCCAGTGGCAATCGGGGCCTTCTCTGTATCTGGTTGCGGGAGCTGGATTTGAACCAACGACCTTCGGGTTATGAGCCCGACGAGCTACCAGACTGCTCCATCCCGCACCGACCATTCTACAGTTGAACGCTTGCCTGTCAACCACTGATTTGCTTTTTGGATCAAAGGCTTAGTTGATTTCTTTGGGGAACGCGAAAAACAAAAAGGCCACTCGCTTGAGTGGCCTTCTTGTTGAATTGGTTGCGGGAGCTGGATTTGAACCAACGACCTTCGGGTTATGAGCCCGACGAGCTACCAGACTGCTCCATCCCGCGCCGGCCATTCTACAGCCGAACATCGGGCTGTCAACTTAAGTTTGGGAAAAACTGTTTTTCGTTCAGATGCTTAGCGTCAAACGGGTGTTACACTTTTGGCTCCAGGCCATGCCAGGCGGGGCTTAGCAGGCTATTGAGAAACTACTGCGCTCGGCCATTCGGCGTTGAAATCAGCCTCAGGAGCCGCTTGCGGCTAACGCGCTTTAGCGCGGCCCGAAGGGCGAGCGGAGCGAGTCATGCTCATTTACAACTCGTAAACTGCGCTTCTTCGGCTGATTTTGCCTGGCCTTCGCTCGCTACCTTTCTCAATAGCCTGTTACCGGACTTTCTGTGCGCAAGATCATCCACATCGACGCGGACTGCTTCTACGCCGCCATCGAGATGCGCGACGACCCGCGATTGGCCAATCGGCCGATGGCGGTCGGCGGCGCGGCGGATCATCGCGGCGTTATCGCCACCTGCAACTATGAGGCGCGCGCCTACGGCGTGCGCTCGGCGATGTCGTCCCGGCAGGCGCTCAAGCTGTGCCCGGACCTGCTGATCGTCCGCCCGCGGATGGAGGTCTATAAAGAAGTCTCGCGCGAGATCCACGGCATCTTCCGCGAATATACCGAGCTGATCGAGCCGCTGTCGCTGGATGAGGCTTATCTCGACGTCTCCGACAGTCCGCACTTTGCCGGCAGTGCCACGCGCATCGCTCAGGACATTCGCCGGCGGGTTTCCCTGCAGTTGCATATCACGGTGTCTGCCGGGGTGGCGCCGAACAAGTTTCTGGCCAAGATCGCCAGCGACTGGAAAAAACCCAACGGGCTGTTCGTCATCACTCCTGAGCAGGTCGAGGACTTTGTTTCCGCGCTGCCGGTCAGCAAGCTGCATGGGGTTGGCAAGGTCACCGCCGACAAGCTGACGCGCCTGGGCATTTCTTCCTGCCTGGATCTGCGGGAATGGAGCAAGCTGGCCCTGACGCGCGAATTCGGTGCTTTTGGCGAGCGCTTGTGGAATCTGGCGCGTGGCATCGATGAGCGCCAGGTGCAGGTCGATAACCGGCGGCAGACGGTGAGTGTGGAAACCACCTACGACCAGGATCTGCCCGATCTTGCGGCTTGTCTGGAGCGCCTGCCGGGGTTGCTGGAGCAGTTGGCCGGGCGTCTGGCGCGGCTGGACAGCAGCTACCGACCGGACAAACCCTTCGTCAAGGTGAAGTTCCATGACTTCACCCAGACCACCCTGGAACAGGCCGGCGCGGCCCGCGATCTGGACAGCTACCGCCAGCTGCTGAGCAGCGCCTATGCCCGTGGCGCCAAGCCGGTGCGTCTGCTCGGCGTGGGGGTGCGGTTGGTCGATCTGCGCGGGGTGAGTGAACAGTTGGAGCTGTTCGCGCGTTAGAACCTGTCTCGGATCTGCTGCGCGTCGGCGATACGGCGTTAAAAACAGCCTCAGAATGCTCATTTACAACTCGTAAACTGCGCTTCTTCGGCTGTTTTTGCCTTGTCTCGCTCTAGCTCGCGAGATCCGAAACAGGTTCTTAGAGCTTCAGTCCTTTTCCGGCCACAGGCGCATGGGCTTGCCCTGCGTCGGCCACAGGCGCAACTGTTCGATGGCCGAGACATCCCAACGCTGGATGGTGCCGAGCATGTCGAGGAAGCGCTGTTCCTGTTCCATCAGGGCGGGGGCGCACATCTTGCGGGTGCTGCCGGCGCTGCCGAAACTGAGGCGCTCGCCTTCCAGCTGGTAGGACGCGAACCAGTGATTGCAACCGGCGCTGCCATAGGCGCGGCCGTCCTTGTCGAGGGTGATGGTCAGATGGCTGCGGTCGATCAACGGCCGTTCGCCCAACCATTCCACCTGGTAGGTGGTTTCCTGTTCCAGAGCGGTCGGGTCCGCGGCGCAGCCGAGCAGGCTGGCGCCGATCAGACCGAGGGCTAGGGCGCGCTTCATGGAGCCTCCTTCTGGCAGCGTGGGCATAGGTGACGACCGTCGAGGTTCTGCCAGTGCAGCTCGCGAATGCGCGCCTCGGCGGCTGGGGCCTGGGCGGATTTGCCGAGGCTGGAGTCTACGGCGAACTCGAAATCCAGCTGCGTGGCGCAACCGTCGCACTGCACGTGCCAGTTGAGGATAGCCAGTTCGCGGAAGGCCGGACCCTGCGCCACGGCGACCCATTGCCCGGGCGGGTTGATCAGGTGACGAACCTTCTCCACGCTCAGGCGCATGCACAGGTCGCGGCTGCCCTTGAGGGTGACCAGCAGGCTGTCGCCGCTGTGGATCGAGCCGCCGTTGCCGGTGACCTGGTAGCGGCCCGGCGCCAGGGCGCGGCATTCGATCAGGGTGTGCTCGGGGTTGAGCAGGTTGTAGCGGAAATCATGTTCGGCCATGACGGCGGGCTCGGCGGCAATCAATAAGCTGGGCATCTTACTACGCCGGCCCGCCTTTAGAGTCCTGGCGCGGCGGTTAAGGCTCGATCTGGTTCTGTAGCCGGCCGGCGGCCCAGGCGGCGATGTTGTCGAGGGTGGTGGTGGCAATGGCGGCCAGCGCCTCGCAGGTGAGAAAGGCCTGGTGGGCGGTGACGATCACATTGGGGAAGGTCAGTAGGCGCGCGAGCACATCGTCCTGCAGGGGCAGGTCGGAACGGTCCTCGAAGAACAACGTGGCTTCTTCTTCATAGACGTCGAGGCCGAGGTAGCCGAGCCGGCCGCTTTTCAGCGCGTCGATCAGCGCGGGCGTGTCGACCAGGGCGCCGCGCCCGGTGTTGATCAGCATGGCGCCGGGCTGCATGCGCTGCAGCGTGGTGGGGTTGATCAGGTGGCGGGTCGCCGGCGTCAGTGGGCAGTGCAGGCTGACGATCTGCGCCTGCTCCAGCAGTTCGTCGAGGGCCAGGTAGCGGGCGTCGAGGGCGACCACTTCGGGGTTGGGGTAGGGGTCGTAGGCCAGCAGCTGACAACCGAAACCGCTCATGATGCGCGCGAAGGCGGCGCCGATCTGGCCGGTGCCGACCACGCCGACGCACTTGCCGACCAGATCGAAGCCAGTCAGCCCGTGCAGGCTGAAGTCGCCATCGCGAGTGCGGTTGTAGGCGCGGTGCAGGCAGCGGTTGAGGGTCAGGATCAGTGCCACCGCGTGCTCGGCCACGGCGTGCGGCGAGTAGGCCGGCACGCGGACCACGGTCAGGCCGAGTTGCTGCGCGGCGGGCAGGTCGACATGGTTGTAGCCGGCCGAGCGCAAAGCGATCAGGCGCGTGCCGCCGGCAGCCAGACGCTCCAGCACCGGTGCGGAGAGGTCATCGTTGATAAAGGCGCAGACCACCGCGCAACCCTGGGCCAGGGCGGCGGTCTCGAGCTCCAGGCGCACCGGCTGGAACAGCAACGCGGTGCCTGCCGGCCGCGGTGCGGCGAGGAAGCTGTCGCGTTCGTAGGTCTGGCTGCTGAACAGGATGATGCGCATGGCGGCTCCTTCAGGCGCTGAGATTGGCTTCGCTGGCCAGGCGGACGATGGCGGCGTCCAACTCGTCGAGGGCCAGGGCGGCAGCCGGGTCGTTCTGCTTGAGCAGGGTTTCGCTGCGCTGGCAGGCCGCGCGTAGCTGCGGCACGCCGCAGTAGCGGGTGGCACCATGCAGGCGATGCACGCGTTCGATCAGGGCCAGGCGTTCGCCGGCTTGGCGGGCCTGGTGGATCGCCTGGCGGTCGGCGGGCAGCCCGGCCAGCAGCATGCTCAGCATGTCCGCGGCCAGATCGGCCTTGCCGGCGGCCAGGCGCAGGCCTTCCTCGGCATCCAGCACGCTCAGGGTCTTGCCGGCGTGGGTGTCGACGGCCCGTTCCTGGCCTTGGTTGCGTAGCGCCAGGCCGGTCCACTTGAGCACCACTTGGGCCAGCTGGCGCTCGCTGATCGGCTTGGTCAGGTAATCATCCATGCCCGCCTGCAGCAGGGCGCGCTTCTCGTTGGCCAGGGCGTGAGCGGTGAGGGCGATGATCGGCAGCGCGCCGCCGTCGCGCTGGCTTTCCCACTGGCGGATCGCTTCGGTGGTCTGGCGGCCGTCCAAGCCGGGCATCTGCACGTCCATGAAGATCAGGTCGAAGCGCTGCTGCTGGACGCGTTCCAGCGCGGCGTAGCCGCTGTCGACGGCGCAGACCTCGGCGCCCATGTCTTCCAGCAGGGTCTGCACCAGCAGCAGGTTGGCCGGGTTGTCGTCGACACACAGCAGGCGTGCTGCCCGGCTGGCCAGCGGCGCAGGGTTTTCCGCTCGCGGCTGGCGCGGGCCGAGCAGTTCGAGCAGCGCCTGCTGCAGTTTGCGCGTGCAGGCTGGTTTGGCCTGCAGTTGGCTGGAAGCGACGGGCAGCAGGTCGTGATAGAGCGCCTGTTCGGTGGTGGGGCAGAGCACCAGGCTCTTGCAGTCGAGCCCTTCGAGCTCCCAGATGCGCTGGCTGAGCCGCTCTGGCGGCAGCTCCTGGGCGGTCACCCCGAGCACCGCCAGGCCGATCGGCTGCTCGCCGTGGCGCTGCGCGGCGATGCCCTCGTGCAGGGCGTCGAGACTGGGGTATTGCAGCACCTGCAGGCCGCAATCCTCGAGCTGGTGCTGCAGGGCCTGGCGAGCCAGGGCATGACGTTCCAGCACCGCCACGCGGCGACCACGCAGCGGGGCGCGCGGCAGGTCCTCGGCATCCGCGCGGCCTTTCGGCAGCGCCAGGCTGATCCAGAACTCCGACCCCTGTTCTGGAACGCTGGTGACGCCGATCTCGCCGCCCATCTGTTCGATCAGGCGCTTGGAGATCACCAGGCCGAGGCCGGTGCCGCCGGTTTGCCGTGACAGCGAGTTGTCCGCCTGGCTGAAGGCCTGGAACAGGTGGCGCAATTCCTCGTCGGCGAGGCCGATGCCGGTGTCCTGCACGCTGATGCGCAGCTGCGCCTGATCGTCGTTCTCGTCCTCGACCATGGCGCGAACGACGATGGTACCGGCGCGGGTGAACTTGATCGCGTTGCTGATCAAGTTGGTGAGGATCTGCTTGAGCCGCTGCGGATCGCCGATCAGCGCCAGCGGGGTATCGCGATAGACCAGGCTGACCAGCTCCAGCTGCTTGGCGTGGGCGGCCGGGGCGAGCAGGGTGAGGGCGTCCTGCAGCAGGTCGCGGAGGTTGAAGGGGATGTGCTCGAGCACCAGCTTGCCGGCTTCGATCTTGGAGAAGTCGAGGACCTCGTTGATGATCCCCAGCAGGCTGTCGGCGGATTTCTCGATGGTGCCCAGGTAGTCCTGCTGGCGCGGACTCAGCTCGCTCTTCTGCAACAGGCGGGTGAAGCCGAGAATGCCGTTGAGCGGCGTGCGGATCTCGTGGCTCATGTTGGCGAGGAATTCGGATTTGATCCGGCTGGCTTCCAGGGCTTCCTTGCGCGCGAAGTCCAGCTCGATGTTCTGGATCTCGATGGTTTCCAGGTTTTGCCGCACATCCTCGGTGGCCTGCTCGATGTTGTGCTGCAGCTCTTCCTGGGCGTTCTGCAGCGCCTCGGCCATGCGGTTGATGCCGCTGGCGACTTCGTCCAGTTCATGGCTGCCGAGCGGCGGCAGGCGGGTCTCCAGGCGGCCGTCCTTGAGTTGCCCGACGCTCTGCTTGATCTGCCGCAGTGGCTCGTTGATGGTGCGGCTCAGACGCACCGCCAGTAACGCGGTGACGAACAGGCCGGCGACGATCAGCAGCAGGCTGGCGAACAGGCTGCGATAGCCGCGCAGCAGGGTGCTGTGGTGCGATAGTTCGAGTTCGACCCAGCCGAGCAAGCGTTCACCGTCCGCTATTGGCAGGCTATCGGTCAGGTTGCGGTGGCGGCCGAACACCGGCAGCAGGAAGCGCGTGGCGTCGTTGCCGCTGCGCAGCGCCAGGCCCGTGCCGTCGCCACTGGGGGGCTGGTTGAGCATGCGCGGGCCGGCGCTGGCCAACAGTGCGTGTTCGGCGCCGAGAAAACCGGCGGCGCGTACATCCGGCTGCTCCAGGGTCTGCCTGGCGATCCGTTTCAGTTGTTCGGCATCACCCCGCGCCAAAGCCGGGGCCGCCAAAGGCGCCAGTTGCTCGGCGATCATCTGCCCGCGCTGCAGCAGCTGCACTTCCAGCTCGGCCAGTTGCACCCAGGTGAAGTAGCCGCCCAGGACCAAGGCCATCAGGCTGGCGGGCAGTAAGGTGAGCAGCAGAACGCGACCCTTGATGCCGAGATCTTTGAACACTGGCTGCCTCTTGTATGGGGTTTTCGGCAGTGTAGCGATTCACCGCGTGGGAATCTGCCCGCTTGGTGCGGCTTAGCGCATCGGCCTCGGCCACCGTGCGGCGGCCGTTTGGCTTTCGAGTTATGGCGCCTGCTGGTTTGCCGCTATCATAGTCGGCCCCGCAGTCTGGATTGCGAACGAGATCATGACTCAGCAGTACCCCACCATCGCCGACTGCGTCGGCAACACCCCGCTGGTACGTCTGCAACGCCTGCCCGGTGCAACCAGTAATACCCTGCTGGTGAAGCTGGAGGGCAACAATCCGGCCGGTTCGGTGAAGGACAGGCCGGCGCTGTCGATGATTACCCGCGCCGAGCTGCGTGGCGACATCAAGCCCGGTGACACGCTGATCGAGGCCACCTCCGGCAACACCGGCATCGCCCTGGCCATGGCCGCGGCGATCAAGGGCTACAAGATCATGCTGATCATGCCGGACAACATGAGCGCCGAGCGCAAGGCGGCGATGACCGCCTATGGCGCCGAGCTGATCCTGGTCAACAAGGAAGAGGGCATGGAAGGCGCCCGCGACCTCGCCGAGAGCCTGCAGCGTGGCGGGCGCGGCAAGGTGCTCGACCAGTTCGCCAACGGCGACAACCCCGAGGCGCACTACGAGGGGACCGGCCCGGAGATCTGGCGGCAGACCGGCGGCAGCATCACCCATTTCATCAGCTCGATGGGCACCACCGGCACCATCATGGGCGTGTCGCGCTACCTCAAAGAGCAGAACCCGGCCATCCAGATCGTCGGCCTGCAGCCGATGGAGGGCTCGGCGATCCCCGGCATTCGCCGTTGGCCGCAGGAATACCTGCCGAAGATCTACCAGGCCGAGCGCGTCGACCGGGTCGTCGACATGGCGCAGGTCGAGGCGGAAGACGTCATGCGCCGCCTGGCCCGCGAGGAAGGCATCTTCTGCGGGGTGTCCTCGGGTGGTGCGGTAGCGGCGGCCTTGCGCCTGTCGCGCGAAGTCGAAAACGCGGTGATCGTGGCGATCATCTGCGACCGCGGCGACCGCTACCTGTCCACCGGCATCTATGACTTACCCAACTGACCATGGCCAAGCGTAGCGGGCTGCGTTTCCAGCCGAGTGGCGGCAGCCGCGCGGCGGCGCTGCCGGTCGGCAAGAAGCAGAAACTGACGATCGAGCGCCTGGCCAACGATGGCCGCGGCCTCGGCTTCGTCGACGGCCGCACCTGGTTCGTCACCGGCGCACTGGCTGGCGAGGAAGTCGAGGCCCGCGTGCTCGGCGCCCGCAGCCAGGTGGTGGAGGCGCGCGCCGAACGCATCCTCGTCGCCAGCAGTGAGCGCCGGGTCGAGCCCTGTGTCTATGCCAAGCGCTGCGGCGGCTGCTCGCTGCAACATATGGCGCATGCCGATCAGCTCGCGCTGAAGCAGCGCGCGCTCGCCGAGCAGTTGCACCGCCTGGCCGGGCTCGAGCCCGAGGAGTGGGCGGCGCCGCTGATCGGCCCGGAGTTCGCCTACCGTCGCCGCGCGCGCATCGCCGTGCGCTGGGATGTGAAGAGCAAGCGCCTCGACGTCGGCTTCCGTGCCGCGGCCAGCCAGGACATCGTCGCCATCGACGACTGCCTGGTGCTGGTGCCGTCCTTGCAGCCGATCCTGCGCGGCTTGCCGCAAGTGTTGCGGGGCTTGAGCCGGCCCCAAGCGCTCGGGCATGTCGAATTGTTCAGCGGCACCGCCAGCGTGGTGCTGCTGCGCCACACCGCGCCGCTGGCGGACAGCGACCTGGCGCAGCTGCAGGCGTTCTGCGTGGCGCACGAGGCGCAGCTGTGGCTGCAGGGCACGAGCGAGCCGCAGCCGTATCTGGGCGGACAAACGCTGGGCTATCGGCTGGAACGCTGGAATTTGCAGCTGGACTATCGGCCTGGGGATTTCATCCAGGTCAATGCGCCGGTGAACGAGGCAATGGTCGCGCAGGCGCTAGACTGGTTAGCACCGCAGGCCGATGAGCGGGTGCTCGATCTGTTCTGCGGCCTGGGCAACTTCGCCCTGCCGCTGGCCCAGCGGGTGCGCGAAGTGGTGGCGGTGGAAGGTGTCGCCGCGATGGTCGCCCGCGCCGCCGGCAACGCGGCGGCGAATGGTCTGGGCAACCTGCACTTTTTCCAGGCCGACTTGTCGAATCCGCTTGCCGAAGCGCCTTGGGCTGGACAAGGATTCTCGGCAGTACTGCTGGACCCGCCGCGCGATGGCGCCTGGGAAGTGGTGCGGCAGATCGGCGCCCTGGGTGCCAAGCGGGTGCTGTACGTGTCCTGCAACCCGGCCACGCTGGCGCGCGATGCCGCCGAACTGGCGAAGCAGGGCTACCGGCTAAAGCGTGCCGGAATCCTCGATATGTTCCCCCAGACGGCGCATGTCGAGGCGATGGCGTTATTCGAGGCGGGCTAGGAAGCCCGCGTAATCCGACTAGCCCATAAAGAAGGCTGGCGTCATTCGGCGCGTTGGTTCGAGCGTCGTGGGGAAGGTAAGAGATGGTACAGGTTAGAGCGCATCAGCCGATCAACACCGACGGCAGCATCAACCTTGAGGCCTGGCTCGATCATGTCATCAGCGTCGATCCGGCGTTGGACCGTGACGCCCTGAAAGAGGCCTGCGAGTTCGCCCGCGAGGCCGAACAGCAAGCCAATGCCGCGCAGAACCTCTGGGCCGAAGGCACCTCCAGCTTCCAGGCCGGTCTGGAAATCGCCGAAATCCTCGCCGACCTCAAGCTCGACCAGGAGTCGCTGGTCGCCGCGCTGATCTACCGCGGCGTGCGTGAAGGCAAGATCACCCTGGACATCGTGCAGAAGCGCTTTGGCAGCGTGGTCGCCAAGCTGGTCGAGGGCGTGCTGCGCATGGCCGCGATCAGCGCCAGTCTCAATCCCCGCGAGTCGCTGGTGCTCGGTTCCCAGGCGCAGGTGGAGAACCTGCGCAAGATGCTGGTGGCGATGGTCGACGACGTGCGCGTGGCGCTGATCAAGCTGGCCGAGCGCACTTGCGCGATCCGCGCGGTGAAGAATGCCAGCGACGAGAAGCGCCATCGCGTCGCCCGCGAAGTGTTCGACATCTATGCGCCGCTGGCCCACCGGCTGGGCATCGGTCATATCAAGTGGGAGCTGGAGGACCTGTCCTTCCGCTACCTCGAGCCCGAACAGTACAAGCAGATCGCCAAGCTCCTGCACGAGCGGCGTCTGGACCGCGAACGCTTCATCAGCGATGTGATGGCGCAGCTGAAAAGCGAGCTGGCGGCCGCCGGCATCCGGGCCGACATCAGCGGGCGGGCCAAGCATATCTATTCGATCTGGCGGAAAATGCAGCGCAAAGGCCTGGATTTCAGCCAGATCTACGACGTTCGTGCACTGCGGGTGCTGGTTCCGCAGGTGCGCGACTGCTATACCGCGCTGGGCATCGTGCACACCCTGTGGCGGCACATTCCCAAGGAGTTCGACGACTACATCGCCAATCCCAAGGAGAACGGCTACCGCTCGCTGCATACCGCGGTGATCGGCCCGGAAGGCAAGGTGCTGGAGGTGCAGATCCGCACCCACGACATGCACGAAGAGGCCGAGTTGGGCGTATGCGCGCACTGGCGCTACAAGGGCACCGACGTCAAATCCGGCTCCAACCATTACGAAGAGAAAATTTCCTGGCTGCGCCAGGTGCTCGAA is drawn from Pseudomonas cavernae and contains these coding sequences:
- the cysM gene encoding cysteine synthase CysM; the encoded protein is MTQQYPTIADCVGNTPLVRLQRLPGATSNTLLVKLEGNNPAGSVKDRPALSMITRAELRGDIKPGDTLIEATSGNTGIALAMAAAIKGYKIMLIMPDNMSAERKAAMTAYGAELILVNKEEGMEGARDLAESLQRGGRGKVLDQFANGDNPEAHYEGTGPEIWRQTGGSITHFISSMGTTGTIMGVSRYLKEQNPAIQIVGLQPMEGSAIPGIRRWPQEYLPKIYQAERVDRVVDMAQVEAEDVMRRLAREEGIFCGVSSGGAVAAALRLSREVENAVIVAIICDRGDRYLSTGIYDLPN
- the rlmD gene encoding 23S rRNA (uracil(1939)-C(5))-methyltransferase RlmD; this encodes MAKRSGLRFQPSGGSRAAALPVGKKQKLTIERLANDGRGLGFVDGRTWFVTGALAGEEVEARVLGARSQVVEARAERILVASSERRVEPCVYAKRCGGCSLQHMAHADQLALKQRALAEQLHRLAGLEPEEWAAPLIGPEFAYRRRARIAVRWDVKSKRLDVGFRAAASQDIVAIDDCLVLVPSLQPILRGLPQVLRGLSRPQALGHVELFSGTASVVLLRHTAPLADSDLAQLQAFCVAHEAQLWLQGTSEPQPYLGGQTLGYRLERWNLQLDYRPGDFIQVNAPVNEAMVAQALDWLAPQADERVLDLFCGLGNFALPLAQRVREVVAVEGVAAMVARAAGNAAANGLGNLHFFQADLSNPLAEAPWAGQGFSAVLLDPPRDGAWEVVRQIGALGAKRVLYVSCNPATLARDAAELAKQGYRLKRAGILDMFPQTAHVEAMALFEAG
- the relA gene encoding GTP diphosphokinase, which codes for MVQVRAHQPINTDGSINLEAWLDHVISVDPALDRDALKEACEFAREAEQQANAAQNLWAEGTSSFQAGLEIAEILADLKLDQESLVAALIYRGVREGKITLDIVQKRFGSVVAKLVEGVLRMAAISASLNPRESLVLGSQAQVENLRKMLVAMVDDVRVALIKLAERTCAIRAVKNASDEKRHRVAREVFDIYAPLAHRLGIGHIKWELEDLSFRYLEPEQYKQIAKLLHERRLDRERFISDVMAQLKSELAAAGIRADISGRAKHIYSIWRKMQRKGLDFSQIYDVRALRVLVPQVRDCYTALGIVHTLWRHIPKEFDDYIANPKENGYRSLHTAVIGPEGKVLEVQIRTHDMHEEAELGVCAHWRYKGTDVKSGSNHYEEKISWLRQVLEWHEELGDIGGLAEQLRIDIEHDRVYVFTPDGHAIDLPKGATPLDFAYRVHTEIGHNCRGAKINGRIVPLNYSLQTGEQVEIITSKHGTPSRDWLNTNLGYVTTSRARAKIVHWFKLQARDQNVAAGKAMLERELARLALPQVDYERLAEKANLKTAEDLFAALGAGDLRLAHLVNYAQQLVEPERGSEQLELIPRRHVPHKPGKRGDIQIQGVGNLLTQMAGCCQPLPGDAIVGYITVGRGVSIHRQDCASVLQLAGREPERIIQVSWGPVPVQTYPVDIIIRAYDRPGLLRDVSQVLLNEKINVLAVNTRSNKEDNTAVMSLTIEIPGLDALGRLLARIAQLPNIIEARRNRSVG